One Myotis daubentonii chromosome 3, mMyoDau2.1, whole genome shotgun sequence genomic window carries:
- the LOC132231921 gene encoding nuclear distribution protein nudE homolog 1-like → MQLQQIETSNRDLLSENNHLHMELETTKEESETQHSEGYWQISALENDLAQTKAIKDQLQKNIQELEQANGVLERVKWATILSLEELEQHWNQTIERNASPESELDKKNLLESVQQLKGEARDLQQELAVQQK, encoded by the coding sequence ATGCAGCTGCAACAAATTGAAACCAGCAACAGAGACCTCCTGTCAGAAAATAACCACCTTCACATGGAGCTAGAAACCACCAAGGAGGAGTCAGAGACGCAGCATTCTGAAGGCTACTGGCAGATCTCCGCCTTAGAGAATGACCTTGCCCAGACAAAGGCAATTAAAGATCAGCTGCAGAAAAATATCCAAGAGCTGGAACAAGCAAATGGTGTCTTGGAAAGAGTGAAATGGGCCACGATCCTGTCTCTGGAAGAACTGGAGCagcactggaatcaaaccattgaAAGAAATGCCTCCCCAGAGAGTGAGCTTGACAAGAAGAATCTCCTAGAATCTGTTCAGCAACTGAAGGGGGAAGCAAGAGATCTGCAGCAGGAATTAGCTGTGCAGCAAAAGTAG